A window of Daucus carota subsp. sativus chromosome 2, DH1 v3.0, whole genome shotgun sequence genomic DNA:
AtgataaaaaaatcagaaaccTTTAATTCAAGAAACCTGAGATCAAGAAAAAGAGCCTTTTCTGACATACAACTCATAATTGGATCGGGTGGGATTGTTGGTTGAATAAGAATTAAGAGATTACCTGTTTGGATCGAGAATCAACAAGTCGCCGGTGAATCTGCAAGAAGACGAGAGTTCGAAGGCAGTTGCTTGATATGTCGACTTTGTGTTTACGCTCTCAAACTTTCTATCTCACTAAACTAATGAGTAATGTAATGTCTTTAATCGACtccatttttattttgttacatATCCAATCCCTTTTAGTAAAAACATTTCTACTTTATTTTTGAGAATAAAAACtctaaaaaattcataacaGTTACCACTATATCAGGTTGAATGTCCTAACTTGGTGATGTGCAGACTGCCCAAATTATGATGGGTAGTTTATTTTCATGTTCAGTGTATTTGAtcgtaaaaattatatttgatttatttataatttatcattctagtcataaatttatattcattttgaaACGTTGTCGTGTCATTTATTTTCATATCGTGTATTTTTGTGTTTCGTGTATTTGAAGATAAAATTCATATCCGATTTGTTATAATTCGTATATGCAATCACAAATCTATATTCATTTCGAAATGTATCGTGTACATAATTTAATATaggtataataataaattttaactaaaataaatttaaaacaatatatttttatgtattatttcatgaaatatatgaaaaatcttTATATTGCATATGATTGTGTGTAAATGTGTGCATGTATGTATGTTTTActcatatagatatatatatatatatatagttaagttctatggagtacaaaaaaaaattggagtattagagtacaaagtttgataaaatgtaatttagtcatctaaatttcaattttttttgtccaataatatttgtaaatatttgacaacctgcacattatgttctgcaacataaacatcgtgatcaaatggtagaataattacttttataaatcataggactctatgttctgcaatataactaataagcagaacaataatcttaatacttgttaaagttgaaagatattaatgatgaattgataattatgtgcaagacaacttataaatgatagattatatcaaaatttggataatcaaagatattatataggatcaaactaaaaaaattatgatttgtactccaatactccaatgtttttatgtactccatagaacttaactctatatatatatatatatatatacattttctccattaaaatatacttatatCGTGTACATTCGTTTGTGTCAAAAATTGACCGATTTATCCGTCATATAGTTTTGTCATTTCAGTATATTATTAAGAATATTGACTTACTTGATTGTTACCAGACTCACACTTACGCACCTCACAAATTTATGAGGTATATTTTGAaagtaataaattatattttaatataaaatatatgttatatgttatgatcattgaaaaaatattttttgaaattcataCATCAAATCCACAATGAGCTTTTGAAGGGGAGTTGATTTCACGCATGGGCCTgagaaatcaattttttttcctttttcttctaTCTATATATTTACACAATTACATATAGTTTTTATACAAAACTAAATCAACAacttaaagatatataaaaatctggattaaaataatattttacatcattcattcaaaaatattttaaatcaatgaTATTCTTTCCATCATTCAGCAAAAAAatgatatcaaaaataatagcTAAACCCCAAACCACACTAACGACCCTAAAAGTTTCAAAAAAGACTTGGAAAACCAAACGACCCTGGAAGTTTCAAAAAGACCGAGAAGAACATGTATTTGAAGCTCACAAGACTTGAGTTGCACAGACTTTATAACCATAATCTTGTAATTATAACTTTTGAGATGAAACAATCTGTGACCAGGAACAACAATAGTGAAAATGAATGCAGATGATACACATATCTATTGTGCATTATAAACGTAAGATTAAACATGGCAAAAAGGTCCCGAATCAAATCGGACTTTTTTACTAAATCTCACAAGAAATATGATACCTGGGGTATGTCTAATCTTCATCACACCAGAGACATTTAACAAGTGCCTGTGCCTAATATTACTCTAGAAGTCTAAATATGAACATTGTCTACAAAGAAAGATAACATTAAAAAGTACCAAACATATAAAGAATCTGGCACCATATTTGCCCATTCTTGATGACCCTATTTTAGTGACAATTACCTTTTCAAATTAAACTTGTTTCTCAAAATCCTAAAATCTGTGGTGCTAATAATAGGAGGGGTTTCAGTGAACTTGGAGCAAATTTTCTAGCAAAAAGGGAACAAACTGAAGAGTTACGATCGTTGTATAAGCATTCACCACCTACAAATATATTCTTCAAGAAATCCTCACTGATGTCTCCTCTGCCAAAGGTAGCAGGGTGAGCTCCACCCCTTGACCAGTCCACCCAAGTGACACTTCTATTTGCTAGCAGATTTGGTGCTCGGATAGTCAGCATTGTCGGAAAGTAATGTTCGTCTACATAACATGCTGGTTTGCAAAAATCATTAAATTTTGGATAAAAGGTCGTGTCCTCTACTATGTGGATTGCTAGCTTGCGGTTGATTTCAAACCATTGTGACCCTTTACGCCAGTGGGTAATCTCTATTTCGGGTGCCATCCTATAATTATACCGGCCTCTTCCATATGGCCCAGGGTCATCAAAAGCACCAATGAAGctatatttagaatttttgaTGTAGTCGTAGACGACACTGAAATTGTAGAGTGGAATGCACGACTCTGAAAGGAGAACAAAATATTCATTTGATACATCAAGTAATGCATTTGCAAGAAGTCTTCTCTCAGCATCACATATACTCATTGTACCCCATTCTGCAACCTGCACAATATAGGATACAAAATCATTTACTATTCAGGAGAATTTTGGATGACATGCAGTTGGTTCAATGGCACAAGTATACTGTACAAGTCCAAAATGTACCAGAAAACACATCAGTTTACGTGTAAATAAACTTCTATATCAGCGGGAGATGCCTAAAGTTGAATGCTATCACTGGAATTTTTATGCATACAGGCTACAGCTAGGCTTGCAGCCAAAAAACTGCTCAACAAAATTGACAGGCAGGCACCATAATAAACAGTACACGCTTGCAGGACTATTCTGCAAGTAATCTTTTTTCTTTGGAAATGGTTATTGGTCTTTGTCTCTGATTCAATCTTcaaactttatatataaatatatatgtgtgtgtg
This region includes:
- the LOC108206279 gene encoding glycosyltransferase BC10; this translates as MHSRILPMEESKDGFVTIRPNQPKVLPHRMLQFLVLFLVMCVTFSVVSVYLIRHFGAQNIVAATGFKTNIFQCVEGANTSLDRWIKPPSNLLHTMSDKELFWLASLVPRRKEYPFTRVPKIAFMFLTKGPLPLAPLWERFFRGHDERYSIYIHSLPSFVPNFPSSSVFYKRQIPSEVAEWGTMSICDAERRLLANALLDVSNEYFVLLSESCIPLYNFSVVYDYIKNSKYSFIGAFDDPGPYGRGRYNYRMAPEIEITHWRKGSQWFEINRKLAIHIVEDTTFYPKFNDFCKPACYVDEHYFPTMLTIRAPNLLANRSVTWVDWSRGGAHPATFGRGDISEDFLKNIFVGGECLYNDRNSSVCSLFARKFAPSSLKPLLLLAPQILGF